From Bradyrhizobium sp. NDS-1, the proteins below share one genomic window:
- a CDS encoding TRAP transporter substrate-binding protein — protein MKTLTGIITAVALALSAPLATARDFRSADVHPADYPTVEAVKFMGKQLAAASGGKLGVKVFPNGALGSEKDTIEQLKIGALDMMRINASPLNNFVPETIALCLPFVFRDTQHMRTVLDGPIGDEILAAMAPAGLVGLAYYDSGARSIYTVKAPVKSLADLKGLKIRVQQSDLWVGMIQSLGANPTPMPYGEVYTALKTGLVDAAENNWPSYESSRHFEAAKFYNITEHSLAPEVLVMSKKVWDTLSKEDQAMVRKAAKESVPVMRKLWDEREQASRKTVEAAGVQVVTIANKQEFVDAMKPVYQKFAGDEKLQGLVKRIQDSK, from the coding sequence ATGAAGACACTCACCGGTATCATCACAGCCGTTGCGCTGGCGCTCTCGGCGCCTTTGGCGACCGCACGCGATTTCCGCTCGGCCGACGTCCATCCGGCAGACTATCCGACCGTCGAGGCCGTCAAGTTCATGGGCAAGCAGCTCGCGGCGGCGAGCGGCGGCAAGCTCGGCGTCAAGGTGTTTCCGAACGGTGCCCTGGGCTCCGAAAAGGACACCATCGAGCAACTCAAGATCGGCGCGCTCGATATGATGCGGATCAACGCCTCGCCGCTGAACAATTTCGTGCCCGAGACCATCGCGCTGTGCCTGCCCTTCGTGTTCCGCGACACGCAGCACATGCGCACCGTCCTCGACGGGCCGATCGGCGACGAGATCCTGGCGGCGATGGCGCCCGCCGGCCTGGTCGGCCTTGCCTATTACGACAGCGGCGCCCGCTCCATCTACACCGTCAAGGCACCGGTCAAGTCCCTCGCCGACCTCAAGGGTCTGAAGATCCGCGTCCAGCAATCCGACCTGTGGGTCGGCATGATCCAGAGCCTCGGTGCCAATCCGACGCCGATGCCATATGGCGAAGTCTATACCGCGCTCAAGACCGGGCTTGTCGACGCTGCCGAGAATAACTGGCCCTCCTATGAGTCCTCGCGCCACTTCGAGGCCGCCAAGTTCTACAACATCACCGAGCACTCCCTGGCGCCCGAAGTTCTCGTGATGTCGAAGAAGGTCTGGGACACGCTGAGCAAGGAAGACCAGGCGATGGTCCGCAAGGCAGCCAAGGAATCGGTGCCCGTCATGCGCAAGCTCTGGGACGAGCGTGAGCAGGCCTCGCGCAAGACGGTCGAGGCGGCTGGCGTCCAGGTCGTGACAATCGCCAACAAGCAGGAGTTCGTCGATGCGATGAAGCCGGTGTACCAGAAGTTCGCCGGCGACGAGAAGCTGCAGGGCCTCGTCAAGCGCATCCAGGACTCGAAGTAA